A part of Heliangelus exortis chromosome 3, bHelExo1.hap1, whole genome shotgun sequence genomic DNA contains:
- the LOC139795437 gene encoding myosin-11-like isoform X4: protein MSSITLVQLLDQALRTPDFGSVHYPVLYRLLLAMLGYMGMRDLPAPEMGHSQTSVPVGCWPAWVLSAMEKEQDTAQDTGQPTKELGTQLTEKHLLQGTASISQVPSVAAAKKQENLKELQGEMSKDMAMFQDLFEKFSAVTAEMKHMKEEMREMRKMQEAVGWEGSAAQSAPSELTTLDVHTGNEATLGTITQGMQTTVPTIKITTVRVQTEPPSTQDTTLEAEPGLPGLKITTLRTQTGSFSTQTSIPGLQAEPPSTQDTTLEAEPPSTQDTTLEAEPGSSGMKTTTLGTQTGSLSTQTSVPGVQAEPPCIQDSTSEAEPGLPGLKITTLRTQTGSFSTQTSIPGLQAEPPSTQDTTLEAEPPSTQDTTLEAEPGSSGMKTTTLGTETGSLSTQTSVPGVQAEPPCIQDSTSEAEPGFPGMKTSTLGTQPEGSPSSQATVPGIQAGSPSLNTTIQGMQPEHPGTHEEGAEVQPSSSHVDLSFPVSEKDRERPPLGRERSPSQAEQLGHLFIAALKEQVAEIEDTKADKDELEKLRLLHVPVGQESIPNILANVQGQVSSLDSNLQCQKEKMAQLEDALEKMGIKVSDQMTQQVRSLQQENQDLKEQLDKNKAMLEQLVSKTAQQLQEQLDKLQARVENTEAQAEAQAEAQAACYSCSMDIKAQLGQLLQHYEKLQELVESLMSQQEVDKVEMQLPGKSQKQDKEKLKKTQATIAQVQEDCEQLWGILQNEHQQRQQDLEALSQSVERLQKEKANKEDLELAMDMKQDKEKLKRTQATIAQVQEDCEQLWRILQNEHQQRQQDLEALSQSVERLQKEKANKEDLELAMDMQDKEKLKKTQATIAQVQEDCEQLWRILQNEHQQRQQDLEALSQSVERLQKEKANKEDLELAMDMKAYKYTLASTISHSQLEDIMEQLENIMEQLEERIQARMLSQMMSQKQAYLQFREKLLEQLKTKVDRQQLELLRQQLERRWKRILANEKEKMLQMEFDEAAGTKKPLTQLSCLSCDRPLRMRVPGPCLETLPSLPALPRRFTRHPQMKHSQDPIQQRGRREPEAKSVYPRVPRASGGKHTLTRPLQRPPRLPPLGTSDLQLLQLPHELEELEVLDQDRPRHRVLLPPLRMPAGSRDQQQ, encoded by the exons ATGTCTTCCATAACTCTGGTTCAGCTGCTGGACCAGGCACTCAGGACACCCGATTTCGGGAGTGTTCACTACCCGGTCCTGTACCGCCTGCTGCTTGCCATGCTTGGGTACATGGGCATGCGGGACCTGCCTGCCCCTGAGATGGGGCACAGCCAAACCTCCGTCCCAGTGGGGTGCTGGCCTGCCTGGGTACTCTCTGCCAtggagaaggagcaggacaCAGCTCAGGACACAGGACAGCCTACCAAGGAGTTGGGGACGCAGCTGACTGAGAAGCACCTACTGCAGGGCACAGCCAGCATTTCACAGGTCccctctgtggctgctgccaAGAAGCAGGAGAACCTGAAAGAGCTCCAGGGTGAAATGTCCAAG GACATGGCCATGTTCCAGGATCTCTTTGAGAAGTTCAGTGCAGTGACAGCAGAGATGAAACATATGAAGGAGGAGATGCGGGAGATGCGGAAGATGCAGGAGGCGGTTGGCTGG GAGGGCAGTGCAGCCCAGTCTGCCCCCTCTGAGCTCACCACACTGGATGTGCACACGGGGAATGAGGCCACCTTGGGAACCATCACCCAAGGGATGCAGACGACAGTACCCACCATCAAGATCACCACTGTGAGGGTGCAGACAGAACCTCCCAGCACCCAAGACACTACCttggaggcagagccagggctaCCTGGCTTGAAAATCACCACCCTGAGGACACAGACAGGGTCCTTCAGCACACAGACCTccatcccagggctgcaggcagagcctcccagcacccaggacaCCACCTTGGAGGCAGaacctcccagcacccaggacaCCACCttggaggcagagccagggtcGTCTGGCATGAAAACCaccaccctggggacacagacAGGGTCCCTCAGCACCCAGACCTCTGTCCCAGGGGTGCAGGCAGAGCCTCCCTGTATCCAGGACAGCACCtcagaggcagagccagggctgcctGGCTTGAAAATCACCACCCTGAGGACACAGACAGGGTCCTTCAGCACACAGACCTccatcccagggctgcaggcagagcctcccagcacccaggacaCCACCTTGGAGGCAGaacctcccagcacccaggacaCCACCttggaggcagagccagggtcGTCTGGCATGAAAACCAccaccctggggacagagaCAGGGTCCCTCAGCACCCAGACCTCTGTCCCAGGGGTGCAGGCAGAGCCTCCCTGTATCCAGGACAGCACCtcagaggcagagccaggatTCCCTGGCATGAAGACCtccaccctggggacacagccagaAGGATCCCCCAGCTCTCAGGCTACTGTCCCTGGTATTCAGGCAGGATCCCCCAGCCTCAACACTACCATCCAAGGGATGCAGCCAGAACATCCAGGGACCCatgaagaaggagcagaggtCCAGCCAAGCTCCTCCCACGTGGACCTGAGCTTTCCTGTCTCTgagaaggacagggagagacCTCCTCTGGGGAGAGAGAGGTCTCCCAGTCAGGCTGAGCAGCTCGGCCACCTCTTTATTGCTGCCCTGAAGGAGCAGGTAGCTGAAATTGAAGACACCAAGGCAGACAAGGATGAGCTTGAGAAGCTGCGCCTGCTC CATGTCCCTGTAGGTCAGGAGAGCATCCCCAACATCCTGGCCAATGTCCAGGGTCAGGTGTCCTCCCTGGACAGCAACCTGCAGTGCCAGAAGGAAAAG atGGCGCAACTGGAGGATGCCCTTGAAAAGATGGGAATTAAAGTCAGTGATCAGATGACCCAGCAAGTGAG ATCCCTGCAGCAAGAGAATCAGGACCTAAAAGAGCAGCTGGACAAGAATAAggccatgctggagcagttaGTGTCCAAGACAGCCCAGCAGCTACAGGAACAG CTAGACAAGCTGCAGGCTAGAGTGGAGAACACAGAGGCACAGGCAGAGGCACAGGCAGAGGCACAGGCAGCGTGTTACAGCTGCAGCATGGACATCAAAGCgcagctggggcagctcctccagcactATGAGAAACTCCAGGAGCTGGTGGAGTCCTTGATGTCTCAGCAGGAAGTAGACAAGGTGGAGATGCAGCTGCCAGGGAAGAGCCAG AAGCAGGAcaaggagaagctgaagaagaCACAGGCCACCATTGCACAGGTGCAGGAAGActgtgagcagctctggggaatCCTCCAGAATGAGCATCAGCAGAGGCAGCAAGATCTGGAG GCTCTGTCCCAGTCTGtggagaggctgcagaaggaaaaggccAACAAGGAGGACCTGGAGTTGGCAATGGATATG AAGCAGGAcaaggagaagctgaagaggaCACAGGCCACCATTGCACAGGTGCAGGAGGActgtgagcagctctggagaaTCCTCCAGAATGAGCATCAGCAGAGGCAGCAAGATCTAGAG GCTCTGTCCCAGTCTGtggagaggctgcagaaggaaaaggccAACAAGGAGGACCTGGAGTTGGCAATGGATATG CAGGAcaaggagaagctgaagaagaCACAGGCCACCATTGCACAGGTGCAGGAAGActgtgagcagctctggagaaTCCTCCAGAATGAGCATCAGCAGAGGCAGCAAGATCTGGAG GCTCTGTCCCAGTCTGtggagaggctgcagaaggaaaaggccAACAAGGAGGACCTGGAGTTGGCAATGGATATG AAAGCCTACAAATACACCCTGGCCAGCACCATCAGCCACAGCCAGCTGGAGGACATCATGGAGCAGCTGGAGAACATcatggagcagctggaggagaggatCCAAGCGAGGATGCTGAGCCAGATGATGAGCCAGAAGCAGGCATATCTCCAGTTCCGAGAGAAGCTTCTTGAGCAGCTGAAAACCAAG GTGGACCgccagcagctggagcttctgcggcagcagctggagaggagatggaagagaaTCCTGGCGAATGAGAAGGAGAAGATGCTGCAGATGGAGTTTGATGAGGCAGCTGGAACTAAGAA GCCGCTGacccagctctcctgcctgtCCTGTGACCGGCCACTTAGAATGCGGGTGCCTGGCCC gtGCCTGGAGACCCTCCCATCCCTTCCAGCGCTGCCCCGCCGCTTCACCAGGCACCCACAGATGAAACACAGCCAGGACCCGATCCAGCAGCGTGGGCGCAG GGAGCCAGAGGCCAAGAGCGTGTACCCTCGAGTGCCACGGGCCTCTGGGGGAAAGCACACCCTCACTCGTCCACTGCAGCGTCCCCCACGCCTCCCACCCCTTGGGACCAGCGACCTGCAGCTGCTCCAACTGCCCCATGAG ctggaggagctggaggtgttggaCCAGGACCGCCCCAGGCACAGGGTCCTGCTACCTCCACTGAGGATGCCAGCAGGCAGCCGTGACCAGCAGCAATGA
- the LOC139795437 gene encoding restin homolog isoform X5 yields the protein MSSITLVQLLDQALRTPDFGSVHYPVLYRLLLAMLGYMGMRDLPAPEMGHSQTSVPVGCWPAWVLSAMEKEQDTAQDTGQPTKELGTQLTEKHLLQGTASISQVPSVAAAKKQENLKELQGEMSKDMAMFQDLFEKFSAVTAEMKHMKEEMREMRKMQEAVGWEGSAAQSAPSELTTLDVHTGNEATLGTITQGMQTTVPTIKITTVRVQTEPPSTQDTTLEAEPGLPGLKITTLRTQTGSFSTQTSIPGLQAEPPSTQDTTLEAEPPSTQDTTLEAEPGSSGMKTTTLGTQTGSLSTQTSVPGVQAEPPCIQDSTSEAEPGLPGLKITTLRTQTGSFSTQTSIPGLQAEPPSTQDTTLEAEPPSTQDTTLEAEPGSSGMKTTTLGTETGSLSTQTSVPGVQAEPPCIQDSTSEAEPGFPGMKTSTLGTQPEGSPSSQATVPGIQAGSPSLNTTIQGMQPEHPGTHEEGAEVQPSSSHVDLSFPVSEKDRERPPLGRERSPSQAEQLGHLFIAALKEQVAEIEDTKADKDELEKLRLLHVPVGQESIPNILANVQGQVSSLDSNLQCQKEKMAQLEDALEKMGIKVSDQMTQQVRSLQQENQDLKEQLDKNKAMLEQLVSKTAQQLQEQLDKLQARVENTEAQAEAQAEAQAACYSCSMDIKAQLGQLLQHYEKLQELVESLMSQQEVDKVEMQLPGKSQKQDKEKLKKTQATIAQVQEDCEQLWGILQNEHQQRQQDLEALSQSVERLQKEKANKEDLELAMDMKQDKEKLKRTQATIAQVQEDCEQLWRILQNEHQQRQQDLEALSQSVERLQKEKANKEDLELAMDMKQDKEKLKKTQATIAQVQEDCEQLWRILQNEHQQRQQDLEALSQSVERLQKEKANKEDLELAMDMKAYKYTLASTISHSQLEDIMEQLENIMEQLEERIQARMLSQMMSQKQAYLQFREKLLEQLKTKVDRQQLELLRQQLERRWKRILANEKEKMLQMEFDEAAGTKKPLTQLSCLSCDRPLRMRVPGDPPIPSSAAPPLHQAPTDETQPGPDPAAWAQGARGQERVPSSATGLWGKAHPHSSTAASPTPPTPWDQRPAAAPTAP from the exons ATGTCTTCCATAACTCTGGTTCAGCTGCTGGACCAGGCACTCAGGACACCCGATTTCGGGAGTGTTCACTACCCGGTCCTGTACCGCCTGCTGCTTGCCATGCTTGGGTACATGGGCATGCGGGACCTGCCTGCCCCTGAGATGGGGCACAGCCAAACCTCCGTCCCAGTGGGGTGCTGGCCTGCCTGGGTACTCTCTGCCAtggagaaggagcaggacaCAGCTCAGGACACAGGACAGCCTACCAAGGAGTTGGGGACGCAGCTGACTGAGAAGCACCTACTGCAGGGCACAGCCAGCATTTCACAGGTCccctctgtggctgctgccaAGAAGCAGGAGAACCTGAAAGAGCTCCAGGGTGAAATGTCCAAG GACATGGCCATGTTCCAGGATCTCTTTGAGAAGTTCAGTGCAGTGACAGCAGAGATGAAACATATGAAGGAGGAGATGCGGGAGATGCGGAAGATGCAGGAGGCGGTTGGCTGG GAGGGCAGTGCAGCCCAGTCTGCCCCCTCTGAGCTCACCACACTGGATGTGCACACGGGGAATGAGGCCACCTTGGGAACCATCACCCAAGGGATGCAGACGACAGTACCCACCATCAAGATCACCACTGTGAGGGTGCAGACAGAACCTCCCAGCACCCAAGACACTACCttggaggcagagccagggctaCCTGGCTTGAAAATCACCACCCTGAGGACACAGACAGGGTCCTTCAGCACACAGACCTccatcccagggctgcaggcagagcctcccagcacccaggacaCCACCTTGGAGGCAGaacctcccagcacccaggacaCCACCttggaggcagagccagggtcGTCTGGCATGAAAACCaccaccctggggacacagacAGGGTCCCTCAGCACCCAGACCTCTGTCCCAGGGGTGCAGGCAGAGCCTCCCTGTATCCAGGACAGCACCtcagaggcagagccagggctgcctGGCTTGAAAATCACCACCCTGAGGACACAGACAGGGTCCTTCAGCACACAGACCTccatcccagggctgcaggcagagcctcccagcacccaggacaCCACCTTGGAGGCAGaacctcccagcacccaggacaCCACCttggaggcagagccagggtcGTCTGGCATGAAAACCAccaccctggggacagagaCAGGGTCCCTCAGCACCCAGACCTCTGTCCCAGGGGTGCAGGCAGAGCCTCCCTGTATCCAGGACAGCACCtcagaggcagagccaggatTCCCTGGCATGAAGACCtccaccctggggacacagccagaAGGATCCCCCAGCTCTCAGGCTACTGTCCCTGGTATTCAGGCAGGATCCCCCAGCCTCAACACTACCATCCAAGGGATGCAGCCAGAACATCCAGGGACCCatgaagaaggagcagaggtCCAGCCAAGCTCCTCCCACGTGGACCTGAGCTTTCCTGTCTCTgagaaggacagggagagacCTCCTCTGGGGAGAGAGAGGTCTCCCAGTCAGGCTGAGCAGCTCGGCCACCTCTTTATTGCTGCCCTGAAGGAGCAGGTAGCTGAAATTGAAGACACCAAGGCAGACAAGGATGAGCTTGAGAAGCTGCGCCTGCTC CATGTCCCTGTAGGTCAGGAGAGCATCCCCAACATCCTGGCCAATGTCCAGGGTCAGGTGTCCTCCCTGGACAGCAACCTGCAGTGCCAGAAGGAAAAG atGGCGCAACTGGAGGATGCCCTTGAAAAGATGGGAATTAAAGTCAGTGATCAGATGACCCAGCAAGTGAG ATCCCTGCAGCAAGAGAATCAGGACCTAAAAGAGCAGCTGGACAAGAATAAggccatgctggagcagttaGTGTCCAAGACAGCCCAGCAGCTACAGGAACAG CTAGACAAGCTGCAGGCTAGAGTGGAGAACACAGAGGCACAGGCAGAGGCACAGGCAGAGGCACAGGCAGCGTGTTACAGCTGCAGCATGGACATCAAAGCgcagctggggcagctcctccagcactATGAGAAACTCCAGGAGCTGGTGGAGTCCTTGATGTCTCAGCAGGAAGTAGACAAGGTGGAGATGCAGCTGCCAGGGAAGAGCCAG AAGCAGGAcaaggagaagctgaagaagaCACAGGCCACCATTGCACAGGTGCAGGAAGActgtgagcagctctggggaatCCTCCAGAATGAGCATCAGCAGAGGCAGCAAGATCTGGAG GCTCTGTCCCAGTCTGtggagaggctgcagaaggaaaaggccAACAAGGAGGACCTGGAGTTGGCAATGGATATG AAGCAGGAcaaggagaagctgaagaggaCACAGGCCACCATTGCACAGGTGCAGGAGGActgtgagcagctctggagaaTCCTCCAGAATGAGCATCAGCAGAGGCAGCAAGATCTAGAG GCTCTGTCCCAGTCTGtggagaggctgcagaaggaaaaggccAACAAGGAGGACCTGGAGTTGGCAATGGATATG AAGCAGGAcaaggagaagctgaagaagaCACAGGCCACCATTGCACAGGTGCAGGAAGActgtgagcagctctggagaaTCCTCCAGAATGAGCATCAGCAGAGGCAGCAAGATCTGGAG GCTCTGTCCCAGTCTGtggagaggctgcagaaggaaaaggccAACAAGGAGGACCTGGAGTTGGCAATGGATATG AAAGCCTACAAATACACCCTGGCCAGCACCATCAGCCACAGCCAGCTGGAGGACATCATGGAGCAGCTGGAGAACATcatggagcagctggaggagaggatCCAAGCGAGGATGCTGAGCCAGATGATGAGCCAGAAGCAGGCATATCTCCAGTTCCGAGAGAAGCTTCTTGAGCAGCTGAAAACCAAG GTGGACCgccagcagctggagcttctgcggcagcagctggagaggagatggaagagaaTCCTGGCGAATGAGAAGGAGAAGATGCTGCAGATGGAGTTTGATGAGGCAGCTGGAACTAAGAA GCCGCTGacccagctctcctgcctgtCCTGTGACCGGCCACTTAGAATGCGG gtGCCTGGAGACCCTCCCATCCCTTCCAGCGCTGCCCCGCCGCTTCACCAGGCACCCACAGATGAAACACAGCCAGGACCCGATCCAGCAGCGTGGGCGCAG GGAGCCAGAGGCCAAGAGCGTGTACCCTCGAGTGCCACGGGCCTCTGGGGGAAAGCACACCCTCACTCGTCCACTGCAGCGTCCCCCACGCCTCCCACCCCTTGGGACCAGCGACCTGCAGCTGCTCCAACTGCCCCATGA
- the LOC139795437 gene encoding restin homolog isoform X3, which yields MSSITLVQLLDQALRTPDFGSVHYPVLYRLLLAMLGYMGMRDLPAPEMGHSQTSVPVGCWPAWVLSAMEKEQDTAQDTGQPTKELGTQLTEKHLLQGTASISQVPSVAAAKKQENLKELQGEMSKDMAMFQDLFEKFSAVTAEMKHMKEEMREMRKMQEAVGWEGSAAQSAPSELTTLDVHTGNEATLGTITQGMQTTVPTIKITTVRVQTEPPSTQDTTLEAEPGLPGLKITTLRTQTGSFSTQTSIPGLQAEPPSTQDTTLEAEPPSTQDTTLEAEPGSSGMKTTTLGTQTGSLSTQTSVPGVQAEPPCIQDSTSEAEPGLPGLKITTLRTQTGSFSTQTSIPGLQAEPPSTQDTTLEAEPPSTQDTTLEAEPGSSGMKTTTLGTETGSLSTQTSVPGVQAEPPCIQDSTSEAEPGFPGMKTSTLGTQPEGSPSSQATVPGIQAGSPSLNTTIQGMQPEHPGTHEEGAEVQPSSSHVDLSFPVSEKDRERPPLGRERSPSQAEQLGHLFIAALKEQVAEIEDTKADKDELEKLRLLHVPVGQESIPNILANVQGQVSSLDSNLQCQKEKMAQLEDALEKMGIKVSDQMTQQVRSLQQENQDLKEQLDKNKAMLEQLVSKTAQQLQEQLDKLQARVENTEAQAEAQAEAQAACYSCSMDIKAQLGQLLQHYEKLQELVESLMSQQEVDKVEMQLPGKSQKQDKEKLKKTQATIAQVQEDCEQLWGILQNEHQQRQQDLEALSQSVERLQKEKANKEDLELAMDMQDKEKLKRTQATIAQVQEDCEQLWRILQNEHQQRQQDLEALSQSVERLQKEKANKEDLELAMDMKQDKEKLKKTQATIAQVQEDCEQLWRILQNEHQQRQQDLEALSQSVERLQKEKANKEDLELAMDMKAYKYTLASTISHSQLEDIMEQLENIMEQLEERIQARMLSQMMSQKQAYLQFREKLLEQLKTKVDRQQLELLRQQLERRWKRILANEKEKMLQMEFDEAAGTKKPLTQLSCLSCDRPLRMRVPGPCLETLPSLPALPRRFTRHPQMKHSQDPIQQRGRREPEAKSVYPRVPRASGGKHTLTRPLQRPPRLPPLGTSDLQLLQLPHELEELEVLDQDRPRHRVLLPPLRMPAGSRDQQQ from the exons ATGTCTTCCATAACTCTGGTTCAGCTGCTGGACCAGGCACTCAGGACACCCGATTTCGGGAGTGTTCACTACCCGGTCCTGTACCGCCTGCTGCTTGCCATGCTTGGGTACATGGGCATGCGGGACCTGCCTGCCCCTGAGATGGGGCACAGCCAAACCTCCGTCCCAGTGGGGTGCTGGCCTGCCTGGGTACTCTCTGCCAtggagaaggagcaggacaCAGCTCAGGACACAGGACAGCCTACCAAGGAGTTGGGGACGCAGCTGACTGAGAAGCACCTACTGCAGGGCACAGCCAGCATTTCACAGGTCccctctgtggctgctgccaAGAAGCAGGAGAACCTGAAAGAGCTCCAGGGTGAAATGTCCAAG GACATGGCCATGTTCCAGGATCTCTTTGAGAAGTTCAGTGCAGTGACAGCAGAGATGAAACATATGAAGGAGGAGATGCGGGAGATGCGGAAGATGCAGGAGGCGGTTGGCTGG GAGGGCAGTGCAGCCCAGTCTGCCCCCTCTGAGCTCACCACACTGGATGTGCACACGGGGAATGAGGCCACCTTGGGAACCATCACCCAAGGGATGCAGACGACAGTACCCACCATCAAGATCACCACTGTGAGGGTGCAGACAGAACCTCCCAGCACCCAAGACACTACCttggaggcagagccagggctaCCTGGCTTGAAAATCACCACCCTGAGGACACAGACAGGGTCCTTCAGCACACAGACCTccatcccagggctgcaggcagagcctcccagcacccaggacaCCACCTTGGAGGCAGaacctcccagcacccaggacaCCACCttggaggcagagccagggtcGTCTGGCATGAAAACCaccaccctggggacacagacAGGGTCCCTCAGCACCCAGACCTCTGTCCCAGGGGTGCAGGCAGAGCCTCCCTGTATCCAGGACAGCACCtcagaggcagagccagggctgcctGGCTTGAAAATCACCACCCTGAGGACACAGACAGGGTCCTTCAGCACACAGACCTccatcccagggctgcaggcagagcctcccagcacccaggacaCCACCTTGGAGGCAGaacctcccagcacccaggacaCCACCttggaggcagagccagggtcGTCTGGCATGAAAACCAccaccctggggacagagaCAGGGTCCCTCAGCACCCAGACCTCTGTCCCAGGGGTGCAGGCAGAGCCTCCCTGTATCCAGGACAGCACCtcagaggcagagccaggatTCCCTGGCATGAAGACCtccaccctggggacacagccagaAGGATCCCCCAGCTCTCAGGCTACTGTCCCTGGTATTCAGGCAGGATCCCCCAGCCTCAACACTACCATCCAAGGGATGCAGCCAGAACATCCAGGGACCCatgaagaaggagcagaggtCCAGCCAAGCTCCTCCCACGTGGACCTGAGCTTTCCTGTCTCTgagaaggacagggagagacCTCCTCTGGGGAGAGAGAGGTCTCCCAGTCAGGCTGAGCAGCTCGGCCACCTCTTTATTGCTGCCCTGAAGGAGCAGGTAGCTGAAATTGAAGACACCAAGGCAGACAAGGATGAGCTTGAGAAGCTGCGCCTGCTC CATGTCCCTGTAGGTCAGGAGAGCATCCCCAACATCCTGGCCAATGTCCAGGGTCAGGTGTCCTCCCTGGACAGCAACCTGCAGTGCCAGAAGGAAAAG atGGCGCAACTGGAGGATGCCCTTGAAAAGATGGGAATTAAAGTCAGTGATCAGATGACCCAGCAAGTGAG ATCCCTGCAGCAAGAGAATCAGGACCTAAAAGAGCAGCTGGACAAGAATAAggccatgctggagcagttaGTGTCCAAGACAGCCCAGCAGCTACAGGAACAG CTAGACAAGCTGCAGGCTAGAGTGGAGAACACAGAGGCACAGGCAGAGGCACAGGCAGAGGCACAGGCAGCGTGTTACAGCTGCAGCATGGACATCAAAGCgcagctggggcagctcctccagcactATGAGAAACTCCAGGAGCTGGTGGAGTCCTTGATGTCTCAGCAGGAAGTAGACAAGGTGGAGATGCAGCTGCCAGGGAAGAGCCAG AAGCAGGAcaaggagaagctgaagaagaCACAGGCCACCATTGCACAGGTGCAGGAAGActgtgagcagctctggggaatCCTCCAGAATGAGCATCAGCAGAGGCAGCAAGATCTGGAG GCTCTGTCCCAGTCTGtggagaggctgcagaaggaaaaggccAACAAGGAGGACCTGGAGTTGGCAATGGATATG CAGGAcaaggagaagctgaagaggaCACAGGCCACCATTGCACAGGTGCAGGAGGActgtgagcagctctggagaaTCCTCCAGAATGAGCATCAGCAGAGGCAGCAAGATCTAGAG GCTCTGTCCCAGTCTGtggagaggctgcagaaggaaaaggccAACAAGGAGGACCTGGAGTTGGCAATGGATATG AAGCAGGAcaaggagaagctgaagaagaCACAGGCCACCATTGCACAGGTGCAGGAAGActgtgagcagctctggagaaTCCTCCAGAATGAGCATCAGCAGAGGCAGCAAGATCTGGAG GCTCTGTCCCAGTCTGtggagaggctgcagaaggaaaaggccAACAAGGAGGACCTGGAGTTGGCAATGGATATG AAAGCCTACAAATACACCCTGGCCAGCACCATCAGCCACAGCCAGCTGGAGGACATCATGGAGCAGCTGGAGAACATcatggagcagctggaggagaggatCCAAGCGAGGATGCTGAGCCAGATGATGAGCCAGAAGCAGGCATATCTCCAGTTCCGAGAGAAGCTTCTTGAGCAGCTGAAAACCAAG GTGGACCgccagcagctggagcttctgcggcagcagctggagaggagatggaagagaaTCCTGGCGAATGAGAAGGAGAAGATGCTGCAGATGGAGTTTGATGAGGCAGCTGGAACTAAGAA GCCGCTGacccagctctcctgcctgtCCTGTGACCGGCCACTTAGAATGCGGGTGCCTGGCCC gtGCCTGGAGACCCTCCCATCCCTTCCAGCGCTGCCCCGCCGCTTCACCAGGCACCCACAGATGAAACACAGCCAGGACCCGATCCAGCAGCGTGGGCGCAG GGAGCCAGAGGCCAAGAGCGTGTACCCTCGAGTGCCACGGGCCTCTGGGGGAAAGCACACCCTCACTCGTCCACTGCAGCGTCCCCCACGCCTCCCACCCCTTGGGACCAGCGACCTGCAGCTGCTCCAACTGCCCCATGAG ctggaggagctggaggtgttggaCCAGGACCGCCCCAGGCACAGGGTCCTGCTACCTCCACTGAGGATGCCAGCAGGCAGCCGTGACCAGCAGCAATGA